GGGACATCCCCAGTAAATTTCAGACCCATCATGATCATTCTGGCAACCCAAAAAAAGAGAATGTCCAGTCCGGTGACTAAGGTTGCTGTTGGGTAAAATGATTTAAAGTCTTCTGTGTCTTCCGGCCAACCGAGGGTAGAAAATGGCCAGAGGGACGATGAAAACCAGGTATCCAATACATCAGGGTCTTGAAAAAGGTCGGTCCCGCCGCATGCTGGACAGGATTGTGGTGGAGTTCTCGAGACAATGGGTTGTGCATCGGGGGTGATAAAGCAGCTCATTGTGATGTCGGAAGGAATCAAATTGTCGCTATGAGTTCCGCGAATCTGGCTAGTTTGGAGGAACTTGTCCTTGTTGCAGGTTCGACAGTACCAGGCGGGAATTTGATGTCCCCACCAGATTTGGCGAGATATGCACCAATCTTTGATCTGGCGCATCCAGCCCAGATAATTGTTTTTCCATCCATCGGGAATAATTCGAATGTTTCCGGTTTCGACCGCTTGGATGGCAGGAATTGCCAAAGGTTGGATTTTGACGAACCATTGGGGTGAAAGATAGGGTTCGACGACAGTTTTACATCGATAACATTTCCCGATGGCCATGGCGTGATCTTCAACCTTTAAGAGAAGTTCTTGTTTCTCCAGAGCTTCTATCACTATGTTGCGGGCTTCCTGGACTGACTTGAGGTTGAGTATGGTTTGAAGTCTGGAGTCTGTTTGAGCTTCCTGAAGTCCTGATGGGCTCATTCGAGCTTGGAAATCGAGTATGGACAGGCGCGGAAGACCGTGTCGCTCGCCGGCTTCAAAGTCATTAAAGTCATGTGCAGGTGTAATTTTGACGGCTCCGGTTCCAAATTCCCGGTCAACTAATATTGGATCAGCTAAAATGGGAATGGTTCGTGTCGTCAACGGGACGCGAACTTCTTTGCCAATATACTGCTGATAGCGAGGGTCCTCAGGGTGGACAGCCACTGCGGTATCTCCCAGAACGGTCTCGGGTCTGGTGGTGGCCACCAGGAGGAATTGGGTTGGTTCGTCAGCGAGGAAATACTGAATGTGATAAAGCTTTCCCTTAATTGGTTCGTGCTCGACTTCAATGTCGGACAGGGCTGTCAGGCAGCGCGGGCACCAATTTATTAAACGTTCGCCTCGATAAATAAGTCCTTCCTCGTACAGACGAACAAACACCTCTCGAACAGCCCGGGAAAGTCCTTCGTCCATGGTAAACCGAAGACGAGACCAATCGCAGGAGGCTCCTAACTGTTTTAATTGTTCGAGAATAGTATCTCCCGATTGGTGTCTCCACTTCCAGACCCGGTCGATGAAGGCCAAGCGCCCGACGTGCTCTCGTGACTGACCTTCCTGCGCGAGTTGCCGCTCGACTACATTTTGGGTCGCAATCCCTGCATGGTCTGTCCCGGGAACCCAAAGAGTCTTTAGTCCCTGCATACGTCGCCATCGAACGATAATGTCCTGGATGGTCGTATTGAGGGCATGGCCGATGTGGAGTGATCCGGTGACATTGGGCGGAGGAATGACCAGGCAAAATGATTGAGATTGGTTTCCGAGGTCAGGCTGGAAGAGATTGTGCTCCATCCAATAGGACCCCCACCTCTGCTCGACTTCATGAGGATTGTAGGTTTTTTCTAACTGTGACGATGACATACTGTTGTTGATAGGGTGTTGGGAATTGGCAAAAAAAGTCTTCGATGTTATCACGGGCCCTACAGGCCCGCAATACGACCTCTTGTTCCTCCTATGATGCCTGTGGTAAAAACAAATCCTATTAAAATTCTTAAAATTTTCAATTTACTCAGGAGAATAACCCATGCCACGTGGTCGGCAAAAAGATCGTGATCTGCGAAGAAAACATCGAAAAAACCAACAGCGGGTAAAAGGTTTAGAAGTGGCCCGGCGCGAAAAGGGCAAAAAGAAATAAGAACCGGTTTTTTTGAGACCGTGGTCTTCATTCCATAGAGCCTCATTTCTCTTCTTGAATTTCTATCCTTATGATTTTCGTTTGATCGAACGAACCTACAAGGTTTTTTGGGGGCAGAGGATAGGAGGTCATCGGCCCCTACCCCCATAATCCTCTTCTCTCCTCATTTATTGTATGAGTTCCTCCCCCATAAAAGTCATTTTTTTTGATGCCGTAGGGACTTTGTTTGATGTGAAGGGATCGGTAGGGGAGGTCTATTTAACGTATGCCAAAAAATACGGGGTCCCAGACACCGAACACACCCAACATGCATTGAATGCCGCATTCAAGCAAACCATGAAAGACATGCCTCTTCCGATTTTCTCGGTGGAGCGGCCGGAAAAACTCAAACAGTGCGAGCGGTTGTGGTGGTTTGATGTTGTGCATGCCGTTTTTTATCGAGTGGGGATGTTCGAAGGATTTGACGACTTTTTTGAGGAGGTATTCGAGGCGTTTGGGAAACCTATCCATTGGGAGCTGTTTCCTGAAACACTCGAAACATTAGCTGAATTGAAGGGGCAAGGCTTTGAACTCGGAATTATTTCCAATTTTGATAGTCGGTTTTTTCAGGTTTCGCGTGGGCTTGGTCTCAGCACGTTTTTTGATTCTGTGACCATTTCCAGTTTGGTCGGGTCTGCCAAGCCAGCCAAAAATATTTTTGCTCATGCCCTCAATGAACATATGGTGATCCCTCAAGAAGCACTTCATGTGGGAGATCATCCTATTGAGGATTTCCAGGGGGCTCAACAGGCTGGTCTCCATGCCGTGTTGATTGATCGTTCAGCAAATAACCTTCCTCATCATCAGCAGACCCTTTCAAATTTGATTCAACTGTCTTCCTACGACCTCTTGCACCTCTAAAAGCCCACCCGGCATTCAAATTTTTTACAACCTTCCCGAGTGCGAAATGAAAGCCATGTGCCCCCTGCCTTTCCCTAACCAACGGGTAAGTAAGAGGGTGAATTCTGAAAGGCCGAATGGCGGCCAGTAGTCAGGCACCAAGATCGCAAGGCCATCTTTCACGATACCAAAGAGCCTAAGAAGTCCGAAGACAATCAAAATGGGAAAACTTGACCATTTTGGCCATTCAGGTTACGGTTCATAATCAAAGTAAACCCCTTCTAGGCTGGTGCGGCCTTTTTTGACATGATGAACTTTTTCCAAGTGTGGAATCCGTAAGTTAATACTCCTTCGTCAAAAACACGAAGCCCGTGGAATTCTTTGCCATCAGTGGATTGTTGAATGGGTTGGCCGCTAGCGGATTGGCGTCCTTTGTCTACTTCCGCGCTCCAAAGGATCCCAGGCATTGGACCTTTGGGTTATTTGGAATCGCCACTGCCTTATGGAGTTTTGGTTATTTTGCCTGGCAAATAGCGGATTCCGAGTTTTTTGCCCTCCTCAATCTTCGCATATTAATGGCAGGGGCTATCTTTATTCCCATTACATTTCTGCATCATGTTTTGTATTTACTTAAGAAAGAGAAGATTTATCATACCACCATTAAATGGAATTACCTTGTGGGAGGGGTATTCCTTCTTGCCGATTTCACACCTTTCTTTATTCAAGGTGTTCGCCAAATTTCCGTATTTCCGTTTTGGGGTGTGCCTGGCCTGGTCTTTCATTTTTGTCTGATTTGGTGGATCGGTCTTGTAATCTTTGCCCATCTTCTTCTTATTCAAGCCTTTGCCAAGGAAAGGGGATTGCGTCGAAGGCAATTTTTGTATCTCCTCATAGGCTCTGCAATCGGATACATAGGTGGGGCTACTAATTATCCCTTGTGGTATGGGATTGAAATATTACCCTACGGGACTATTGGCTTTGCCGTATATATTTCAATCGTAGCCTATACCTTGTTGCGATTTCACTGGTTGGAATTTTCAGTGTATGTTGAAAAAGGATTGTCCTATTTTGCTATTTTATTGTTTGTCTCACAACCAGTGTATCCGATGCTGCTACTGGCCCAGAAATCCCTCCTGGGTGCCATTAATGTCCGGTTTTCCGTCGTGCAACTTGTGCTCCATCTCATGACGGTTGTGGGTGTTTATCAGATGAAAGTGGGAACGAAGGGGGCGGTCGCGAGAACCATACTCAAGGGCCGGGAATTGAGGACTCAAGCTCTCTCCAGATTTTCTTCAAAAGTCGCTAGCATGCATAATATTCAGGATTTGGGCCAGGCGATTCTAGAAACGGTTGGAAGGAGTGCTGGAGCATCGAAGGCCGCAATCTTTGTTTTGCAAGTTGAAGAAAATCGGTATAGGGCCGTTTCAAATTTCGGATTTTCTCCTGATCATCCTGTTATCCAGAATGGATGGGCTATCTCCGATAATCTGCCACAATTATTACTATTTACGCAGGCAAAAGTCTCCATTGGGGAATTAAAAGGGTTAGATTCCAATGAAGGCGAGAGCCGTATGGCCGAAATATTAGAAGATGCCGGATTAGAGCTGTTCTATCCGATCTTTGGGAATAACCAATTATTAGGTGTTTTGGCGCTTGGCCCTACATCGAGTGAAGCTGTTCGGATGATGGGTGGAAAAACATTTTGGAATACAATTATTCAGGAATCTGCCTTAGCTTTAGAAAATGCTATTTTGCGCGAAGAAATTCACCGGTCCCAAAATTTGCTTTGCCAAGTGGATCGACTGCGGTCGCTTGAGGCCATGGCCAATGGATTGACTCAGGAACTTCATAGTCCATTAGTCTCGATTAAAGCTTTTGTTCAAGTAGCTGAAATGCGACGGCATGACGGGGAATTTATGGATAGGCTTCATCGTATAGTCGGAGAAGATCTTGCGAAGATAGAAGCCCTAACAAAAGAGATCAGGGAATATGTCAAGCCCTTATCGGGATCATTAAATGCAAAAGCCCATATCCACGATATCATTGATTCCTGTCTTTTGTTTGTAGCGAGCAATCCTTCTTACCATAAGACGATGATTGAGAAGATATTTAGTCCAGATGTTCCAATGGTCTCTGTAGATCGCCAAGGGCTCATGCAGGCCATTTTCAATGGCCTGTTATTTCTCTTAAAGGACCCCTCGCATTTGTCTGGAACTTTGCGAATAGAAACAGAAGCTGATCGACAGGTTTTTGGGCAAAAATGGCTTCAAGTTTCGGTGTGGTGGAAAGCTGAAAAAACATCAATGGATTCTAAGCTGGTTTCAATAGAGGAGTGGGACTTTGATAATTGCTTCATTGATGAACCTGACCCTTCCGCCACGCAAGGATTAATCCTTGCACATCAAATTATTCAACGTCATTCTGGACGTCTTCAGCTTTTGACCAATGAGCGTGGCATTCTTGGATTTCAAATCCAACTGCCCGTCAGTCTACCCCATGGCAATGAGTATTCCCTGACTTCTTTTCGTAACCCCGCCATTCCTCTTGAGCAGGTGAAGGTAACCCCAGACGCTGGCCATCCTTTTTCGTAGAAAGAATTGGTAGAATCCTGGAGGTTGGGTGCTGACTCCCTCCGAGTCAGGTCGGTAGTTGAATTGCGTCATTCTTCCTCTATGAATAGCTTCTCTCAAAATGAGCGTTCTGTCTTTGACCACGTACCACTGGTTGTTTATCAGTGCACTCAACAGGGGATTGATCGGAATTTTGAGTTTGTGAGTCCGTACGTTTATTCATTGCTAAGCCTAACTCCTGAGCAACTCTCCCAAGATTCTAAAGCGTTTTTTTGTCGGATTCATCCGGACGATCGGAATCTGTTTTTGAGAGCTTGGGAGAAGCACACCCAATTGCCTGTCACTATTCGGTTAGAATATCGGATGCTCGGTCAAGGAAATCGAGTGGTTTGGGTTCAAGAAAATAGTGTGATGTCTCAGGGAAGCGTCGAAAATGAAATGATCTGTCACGGGGCGTTAATCGAGATCTCTGATCACCAACATATCAGAGAGGAATTGCAGCGATGGGACCGGGAGCTTCAATCTTTGACCGGTAATCTTCCCGATATAATTGGACGCTTTGATCGTAAGAACCGTGTGATGTATTTAAATCGGTGGTGGGATAGCGTTGACCCAGTTCCCCCAGAAAAATATTTGGGGAAACAACTCATTGAGTTAGGGGTCTCTCAAAAGGTCGCAGGTGTGTTTGAAGAGAAAATTCAATCGGTTTGTAAAAAGGGGACATCAGAATCCCTCGAGATTTCCCATCCTACTGGAAAAGGACTGAAAAATTTTGAAATACGATTTTGTCCGGAGCCTACTATCGGTGGACAAATTTTAACCGTCTTGTTGATCTGTCGTGATGTGACAGACGTTCGAATGGCTGAGTTAGCTTTCAAAGACAGTGATGAAAAATTTCGCCAACTGGCCGAAACGGTGGATAGTGTGTTTTGGATCTGGGATGTAGACCTACAGCAAATAGTTTATGTGAGTCCTGCTTATCAACGACTTTGGGGTGGGGATCCTCAAAAGCTCATGAATAATCCCTTTGATTGGTTGAGCATCGTTTTTCAGGAAGATCAGGCCAAGGTGGAAAATTTGTTTTTAAAGAGAATTGATGCGAAAGGCCTGGATATTGAATATCGAATCGTCACTGGTCACCATGAGCTACGCTGGATCCACAACCGAACCTTTCCGGTGAAGGATTCATCAGGGAGAATTCATCGGATCATTGGGATAGCTCAGGATGTGACGGAAAGAAAGAAATGGGAGGAAGAGCGGTTGAAGGGGGCAAAGCTCGAATCACTTGGGCTCTTGGCCGGAGGACTTGCCCATGACTTCAATAATCTGCTCACAGCTATTTTAGGCCAACTGTCATTGGCGAAATATACCCTGGACTCATCCAACCCGTTATTTACTCGGATTTCTGAGGCCGAACATGCCTCTTTGAGAGCACAAGATATTGCGAGGCAACTCCTGACTTTTTCTAAGGGCGGGGCCCCGGTAAAAAAGACTGTTTCCTTAAAAGAGATCTTGTATGAGAATGTCCGGTTGGTGCTCGCGGGCTCGAATGTCCGTCCAATCTTTAACATTTCCGATGAATTGTGGCCGGTCACAATTGATGCAGGCCAAATTTGCCAGGTGATTCATAATCTTGTGATCAATGCGAGGCAGGCGATGGAGGAGGGAGGGGAATGTATCATTCAAGCTCACAATGTTACAGGAGATGGGGTTGAACTATCGGGTTTGGGAGCAATGAGTTCGCATGCTCAGGATTGGATTGAAATCCGCTTCATTGACAATGGGATTGGAATTTCAAAGGACAATCTAGAAAAAATATTTGATCCCTATTTTACGACCAAGTCCACAGGGTCAGGGTTAGGACTTGCGACGTCTTATTCCATTGTGAGGAATCATGGCGGATTGTTGGCTGTGAAGTCCGCACTCGGTGAAGGTAGTACTTTTTCTTTATTTTTACCCGCTACTCCCATTCAAGAAATGTCTCCAGAATTGCCGGAGCGGAGCGTGAAAGTGGGACAAGGCAAAATTCTGATCATGGATGATGAAATCCAAATACGAAAGGTTCTTGGTGAGATGGTGGAAACCTGTGGTTACAGCTACCAAGCAGCCAAAGACGGAGACGAAGCCTTGAGGAATTTTTGTGAGGCAAGAGAAATGGGTTCCCCATTTTCAGCCGTCATCCTTGATCTAACCATACCTGGCGGGCTAGGAGGAAAGGAAGTCATCAGCCGGCTCTTAACTATAGACCCCCAAGTCAAAGCTATTGTGGTAAGTGGTTATTCGAATGACCCTGTCCTTGCCAATTATCAGGAATATGGTTTCAAGGGTAGAGTAGCCAAGCCTTTTAACCTTGTGGATCTCAGTGTGGTCCTTCATTCCGTTTTAGAGAAGACGACATCATAAGGTTTGGCCAAGGTGGGTGCCTTGGCATTTGCATAAATGTTCGTTAAGAACGGGGGAATCCTCTTGGTGACGGATTCCCCCATTTTCTATTTCTATGACCACTGTCCCTGAAAATACCATGCTCCCGGGCGATGTGAATAGGAGGGATGGCCTTTCATTTCTGGTTAATTCTTTGTGATTACCAAAAATAGGTTGACCCCTTCCGGTTCTTGTTCAATACGGATTTGATTCTCAGTAAACCCGCATTCCTGGGCAAGCCTTCGAAGGTGCATTTGGCTTCGATGAAATAAATCCCATTTAAAAAGTTCCATATAGCCGCGACTGGGATTCTCAGTGGTGAAATTCCCAATCACCATTTTTCCATGTGGTTTGAGAAGAGTAAAAAATCTTTTTAAGGTTCGCTTGAAGATATTGTCATTGAAATAATCAAATAATCCCGCCGACCAAATCAGATGGTAGGTTTTGGTCGGTGAAAAACGAAACACGTTTTTGTGCGTAAATTGAATATGAGAAAGAAAGTCACGGCAAAGATCCTTGGCATAGTCGATGGCATGTGCGTCCTGATCCACGCAATCAATCTCGAGTTTGGATGTCCCAAGAACCTTAAGAGCTTCATACATATCACGCCCAGGGCCGGAGGCTAAGTTGAGGATATGACTGGTTGATGGAGTTTCCATTTTGGTTTTCCATAATTGGTCCAGGAAGAAAGACAATCGGTTTCTGACTGCCTTAGGTGCTTTTTGGGTATGAAAAAACTCGTCCCACTTAGATAGATGAGGGTACGAGGATGTGTCGTAATTGTAAATTTTTTCAATAATTTGGTAATCGCCTGCATAACCTAACGGTTTATGGTACGCCCAACCCTGAATGGTTGCAGGTGAAAGGGCTTCTCCAAAAGCTGCTCGAATCAACCCTAATTGATCAGCGGAAAAGATCTTGTGTATATTTTCTCGGGAAAACTGTTGAAGGAGTGTATTCAGCAAAGGATAATCTGTTAGGTTTGGTCCTCCTTTTTTTGAGAATCCGGAAATGAGTTCAGCCGTGCTTTGGACAAGTTTTTGAATCTCTGTGGCTCCATTTGGATAAAATTGGGAAAGTGGGATAGTGTGTGGGAGCATAAGAAACCTCCTGTTTGTTGTTAGGGAGAAATATAATGTTGAACCTTGAACATATCCCTACACGTCAAAGACGGTGGGGACTGGAAGGCACGGAATGAAAATGGGAAAAAAATGTGAACGGAAAAATATCTTGATGTTCCCCTGAGAGGGGGCAGGGGAGGGGCAGTTCCTGGTCCGGAATTCGTCCGCATAGTAGGACAAAGGCCCGGGATTCCTGAAGGTTGACCGCTAAGAAAGATTTTGTGAAATCATAGGATCTCGTCTATTCCCTCAGTTTTTCAAACAGTAGGAACATGTGGATGGGGGGACACATGAAAAGGAACAAAACGGTCCTGCTTAGTGTGCGGGACAATACCCGATCTTAGAGACCCCTGTCTAGAAAATTTATGTAGCGGTTTCATGGAATCTCATGCAATAGATTAAATTTTGTGGGCTGTTTGGAAAAAGTGATGTTTTGGTTTAATTTCTAATTCTTGAGAATGTACTGCGAATGTGGTGAAGTCCTATCCTGTTTTGGCTAGGATCAAAACTTAACAAAATTCTGTTTGATGGCGAAGATAATAAAACCTCAGAGTAAAAAAAAATCCGGGCCTCATGCTAAGGCTATTCAGGGAATTCCAAAATCTAAAAAAACACAATTTCAGAAACGCCTCCTGACCTGGTATGGGGAATTCGGGCGGGATCTCCCATGGCGGAGAACCAGTGATCCGTATAAAATTCTGGTTTCTGAGGTCATGTTGCAACAGACACAGGTGGATCGGGTTATACCGAAGTTCCATGAATTTCTTGGGAAATATCCCACTCTGCAGGATCTAGCGGTCGCGCATCCTGATGATATTCGCAGGACGTGGTATCCCCTCGGGTACAATATTCGACCATACCGTCTTCATGGCATTGCCTGTGAGACGATTGAGCGTTATGGCGGAATAATTCCCAGTAAGGCAGACGAGCTGCTTTCTCTAAAGGGCATTGGTCGTTATACCGCA
Above is a window of Candidatus Nitrospira neomarina DNA encoding:
- a CDS encoding valine--tRNA ligase, which encodes MSSSQLEKTYNPHEVEQRWGSYWMEHNLFQPDLGNQSQSFCLVIPPPNVTGSLHIGHALNTTIQDIIVRWRRMQGLKTLWVPGTDHAGIATQNVVERQLAQEGQSREHVGRLAFIDRVWKWRHQSGDTILEQLKQLGASCDWSRLRFTMDEGLSRAVREVFVRLYEEGLIYRGERLINWCPRCLTALSDIEVEHEPIKGKLYHIQYFLADEPTQFLLVATTRPETVLGDTAVAVHPEDPRYQQYIGKEVRVPLTTRTIPILADPILVDREFGTGAVKITPAHDFNDFEAGERHGLPRLSILDFQARMSPSGLQEAQTDSRLQTILNLKSVQEARNIVIEALEKQELLLKVEDHAMAIGKCYRCKTVVEPYLSPQWFVKIQPLAIPAIQAVETGNIRIIPDGWKNNYLGWMRQIKDWCISRQIWWGHQIPAWYCRTCNKDKFLQTSQIRGTHSDNLIPSDITMSCFITPDAQPIVSRTPPQSCPACGGTDLFQDPDVLDTWFSSSLWPFSTLGWPEDTEDFKSFYPTATLVTGLDILFFWVARMIMMGLKFTGDVPFRDVYIHALVRDAEGQKMSKSKGNVIDPLTKMRQYGTDALRFTLASMASPGRDIKLAEERIEGYRNFVTKLWNAARFIHLYADGPRSSLAAEFRPFPDRWILSRLNHTIREVSNAFEDYRFDQAASALYQFIWHEYCDWFIELAKPCLQQETHPDAPVTRQTLLESFEIIQRLLHPVMPFITEEIWQSFPHEGPSIMTQPFPSAKPEWVNAEAEQAFLFLQAFVNTARTGRAFLNISSAQTPSIYGASTEVNDTAILTFLAPYIESILRSSVITDQGIPSLRTLQLPSGHFSTIGIPVPNEIDLHEVVKKIQKQIGEKEKEVQRLGSRLSSSEFRQKAEPSVIQESEDRRTKLIDELGILNMTEQQLVSMTT
- a CDS encoding HAD-IA family hydrolase, translating into MSSSPIKVIFFDAVGTLFDVKGSVGEVYLTYAKKYGVPDTEHTQHALNAAFKQTMKDMPLPIFSVERPEKLKQCERLWWFDVVHAVFYRVGMFEGFDDFFEEVFEAFGKPIHWELFPETLETLAELKGQGFELGIISNFDSRFFQVSRGLGLSTFFDSVTISSLVGSAKPAKNIFAHALNEHMVIPQEALHVGDHPIEDFQGAQQAGLHAVLIDRSANNLPHHQQTLSNLIQLSSYDLLHL
- a CDS encoding histidine kinase N-terminal 7TM domain-containing protein; translation: MEFFAISGLLNGLAASGLASFVYFRAPKDPRHWTFGLFGIATALWSFGYFAWQIADSEFFALLNLRILMAGAIFIPITFLHHVLYLLKKEKIYHTTIKWNYLVGGVFLLADFTPFFIQGVRQISVFPFWGVPGLVFHFCLIWWIGLVIFAHLLLIQAFAKERGLRRRQFLYLLIGSAIGYIGGATNYPLWYGIEILPYGTIGFAVYISIVAYTLLRFHWLEFSVYVEKGLSYFAILLFVSQPVYPMLLLAQKSLLGAINVRFSVVQLVLHLMTVVGVYQMKVGTKGAVARTILKGRELRTQALSRFSSKVASMHNIQDLGQAILETVGRSAGASKAAIFVLQVEENRYRAVSNFGFSPDHPVIQNGWAISDNLPQLLLFTQAKVSIGELKGLDSNEGESRMAEILEDAGLELFYPIFGNNQLLGVLALGPTSSEAVRMMGGKTFWNTIIQESALALENAILREEIHRSQNLLCQVDRLRSLEAMANGLTQELHSPLVSIKAFVQVAEMRRHDGEFMDRLHRIVGEDLAKIEALTKEIREYVKPLSGSLNAKAHIHDIIDSCLLFVASNPSYHKTMIEKIFSPDVPMVSVDRQGLMQAIFNGLLFLLKDPSHLSGTLRIETEADRQVFGQKWLQVSVWWKAEKTSMDSKLVSIEEWDFDNCFIDEPDPSATQGLILAHQIIQRHSGRLQLLTNERGILGFQIQLPVSLPHGNEYSLTSFRNPAIPLEQVKVTPDAGHPFS
- a CDS encoding hybrid sensor histidine kinase/response regulator, whose translation is MNSFSQNERSVFDHVPLVVYQCTQQGIDRNFEFVSPYVYSLLSLTPEQLSQDSKAFFCRIHPDDRNLFLRAWEKHTQLPVTIRLEYRMLGQGNRVVWVQENSVMSQGSVENEMICHGALIEISDHQHIREELQRWDRELQSLTGNLPDIIGRFDRKNRVMYLNRWWDSVDPVPPEKYLGKQLIELGVSQKVAGVFEEKIQSVCKKGTSESLEISHPTGKGLKNFEIRFCPEPTIGGQILTVLLICRDVTDVRMAELAFKDSDEKFRQLAETVDSVFWIWDVDLQQIVYVSPAYQRLWGGDPQKLMNNPFDWLSIVFQEDQAKVENLFLKRIDAKGLDIEYRIVTGHHELRWIHNRTFPVKDSSGRIHRIIGIAQDVTERKKWEEERLKGAKLESLGLLAGGLAHDFNNLLTAILGQLSLAKYTLDSSNPLFTRISEAEHASLRAQDIARQLLTFSKGGAPVKKTVSLKEILYENVRLVLAGSNVRPIFNISDELWPVTIDAGQICQVIHNLVINARQAMEEGGECIIQAHNVTGDGVELSGLGAMSSHAQDWIEIRFIDNGIGISKDNLEKIFDPYFTTKSTGSGLGLATSYSIVRNHGGLLAVKSALGEGSTFSLFLPATPIQEMSPELPERSVKVGQGKILIMDDEIQIRKVLGEMVETCGYSYQAAKDGDEALRNFCEAREMGSPFSAVILDLTIPGGLGGKEVISRLLTIDPQVKAIVVSGYSNDPVLANYQEYGFKGRVAKPFNLVDLSVVLHSVLEKTTS
- a CDS encoding class I SAM-dependent methyltransferase, with amino-acid sequence MLPHTIPLSQFYPNGATEIQKLVQSTAELISGFSKKGGPNLTDYPLLNTLLQQFSRENIHKIFSADQLGLIRAAFGEALSPATIQGWAYHKPLGYAGDYQIIEKIYNYDTSSYPHLSKWDEFFHTQKAPKAVRNRLSFFLDQLWKTKMETPSTSHILNLASGPGRDMYEALKVLGTSKLEIDCVDQDAHAIDYAKDLCRDFLSHIQFTHKNVFRFSPTKTYHLIWSAGLFDYFNDNIFKRTLKRFFTLLKPHGKMVIGNFTTENPSRGYMELFKWDLFHRSQMHLRRLAQECGFTENQIRIEQEPEGVNLFLVITKN
- a CDS encoding A/G-specific adenine glycosylase, with translation MAKIIKPQSKKKSGPHAKAIQGIPKSKKTQFQKRLLTWYGEFGRDLPWRRTSDPYKILVSEVMLQQTQVDRVIPKFHEFLGKYPTLQDLAVAHPDDIRRTWYPLGYNIRPYRLHGIACETIERYGGIIPSKADELLSLKGIGRYTAGAIRSFAFNKDAPILDTNVMRVLHRIFIGKGEAKKQKTELWVLSETLIPRGKGYDFNQALMDFGAMMCTARKPTCLLCPMRNICLTVSSDER